The window CGCAAGGTGCCGCGCAGAATGTGGCCGAGCCTCCGCCGGGTCCCGCCCTCAACACCGCAAGGCTCACCCCACGCGAGATCGACATCCTCTGGGGCATCGCCAAAGGTTTCAGCTACGCCGAAATCGCGAGCCATCTCGGCCTGTCCAGGCAGACTGTGCCCGGCCACATCAAGAACATCTATCGCAAGCTCGAGGTGCACACCCGCAGCGAAGCGGTGTTCGAAGCGGTGCAGCAGGGCCTGATCAAGCTGTGAGCGAAATCGCGGCGAAGGCACCCGTCAAACCCGCGCGGCGCCGGCTGCTGGTCTCGCGCCTCGTCCCCTATCTGCTGCTCCAGGCGCTGATATTGGTCGCGACCGTCCTCGGGCTGCGGCTGCTCCAGCCCAGCGACCCCGACGACTTTGCCCTGAGCGAATTCTCGCTGCGCGAGGACGGCGTGGCGCGTCCCGTGACGTTGCCGCATTTCACGTCATCACGCTATTCCCTGGCCGACCCGCCGCTCTACACCGGCGCCTTCACGTTCCGCCGCGGCGATGTGGCGTCGGGATGGTCGGTATTCCTGCCGCGTTTCAGCAACGCGGTGGAAGTCGCAATCAACGGCGTGGTCATCCTGGATTCCCGACGCGATGCCAACGCCAACCGGCCCGACCGCAACACTCCGCAGATCGGGTCGATCCCGTCCTCGCTGCTGCATGAGGGTGCGAACGAGATCACGGTGCGGCTGCTGGTTTGGGGACCGCTCAAGGGCTTTCTCGATACCGTCTATGTCGGGCCGGATGCGGCCTTGCGGCCGGCCTACGAGACACGCACGCTGATGTTCGTCACGTTGCCCGTGGTGTTCTCCGCCTGGCAATCGATCCTCGCCGTCATCCTGGCGATCATGTGGCTGATGCGCCGCCGCGAGCCGGTTTACGGCGTCCTGGCCGTGGCGATGGTGCTCGGGGTGGTGCAGGCCTTCGCGCCGCCACCGGTGCCCCCCGTCAGCACCTCCCGGCTCGCCGCAGTGTTGCTCGCGTCCGCACCGATCGAAAGCGCCCTGGTCGTCGTCTTCGGCGTGCTGTTCTTCGGCTGGCGTTGGCCGCGTTACGGCATGCTGCTGTTCGCGCCGGGGCTCGTCGTGTTCGGTGTCGGGCTGATCGCCGGCCCGCCGCTGCCGCGCATTCTGTTTCTCCTGTTGGGGATTCCGACCGTCGGGCTCTGCCTGTTGCTGATGGCCTGCGTCACAGCTGCCGCAGTGGTGCGGCGGCAGGACGCGGCAAGCTTCACGCTCGGCTGCGCGGTGACCATCGTGCTGATCTGCTGGGTCCACGACATGCTGTCGGTGTTCGAGATCGTGACCGACGAGCGCATCTTCCTCTCGCGCCTGTCCTATTCGGCGATGCTGGTCGCGATCGGCGCCGGCTTGACCTGGCGGTTCGCGCGCGCGCTGAACCAGGTCGACAGCTTTGCCGACCAACTCGTGACGCGCGTTCGTGAGGCCGAGGAGCGGCTGAAGGCGAGCTTTGCCCGCGAGGAGGAGCGTGCACGGGCCGCCGCACTCGCCAATGAGCGCACGCGGCTGATGCGCGACCTGCATGACGGCCTCGGCGGCCAGCTCATCAGCATCGTGGCACTGTCCGAGCGCGGGCACGAGGGCGCGACCATCACCGACGCCGCCCGTGCGGCGCTGAAGGACCTCCGCCTCGTCATCGACTCCATGGACGACATCGGCGGCGATCTGATGCTCGCACTCGGCTCCTGGCGCGAGCGCGCGACCGCGCAATTGCGACCGCACGACATCGCGCTCGACTGGCACGTGGCCACGCCGCAGGGGTTGCCGCTGCATCCCGAGCTCAGGCCATGGCATGTCATCCAAATCGTGCGCATCCTCGACGAGGCCGTGACCAATGCGG of the Bradyrhizobium sp. WSM1417 genome contains:
- a CDS encoding ATP-binding protein, with the protein product MSEIAAKAPVKPARRRLLVSRLVPYLLLQALILVATVLGLRLLQPSDPDDFALSEFSLREDGVARPVTLPHFTSSRYSLADPPLYTGAFTFRRGDVASGWSVFLPRFSNAVEVAINGVVILDSRRDANANRPDRNTPQIGSIPSSLLHEGANEITVRLLVWGPLKGFLDTVYVGPDAALRPAYETRTLMFVTLPVVFSAWQSILAVILAIMWLMRRREPVYGVLAVAMVLGVVQAFAPPPVPPVSTSRLAAVLLASAPIESALVVVFGVLFFGWRWPRYGMLLFAPGLVVFGVGLIAGPPLPRILFLLLGIPTVGLCLLLMACVTAAAVVRRQDAASFTLGCAVTIVLICWVHDMLSVFEIVTDERIFLSRLSYSAMLVAIGAGLTWRFARALNQVDSFADQLVTRVREAEERLKASFAREEERARAAALANERTRLMRDLHDGLGGQLISIVALSERGHEGATITDAARAALKDLRLVIDSMDDIGGDLMLALGSWRERATAQLRPHDIALDWHVATPQGLPLHPELRPWHVIQIVRILDEAVTNAVKHAEARRIAVTIETVDGGQGPYGVIRVADDGKGFSNGCAPAGSGGAADASQTARGLRNMRSRAARCGATLDLSSDSSGTRVRLQLPQVFPDSDAAVR